The following nucleotide sequence is from Methanolinea sp..
CTACCTCATCCTTTCCCGGGAACTTGCCGGGGAACGGGTGCATCCCGGCAGCCGGTCGGTGCTCGATGCCTCCATCGTCCCGGTCTGCCTTGACCAGGCCTCCCGGGCCGGGATACCTGTTGCCAGCTGCTTCATCTCCCAGTCCTTCGTGGAGGTGCCGGCCATCCTCTACGGTCTCAACTACTTCTCCTGCACGTCGGGGTATGCCGTGGTATGGGGCATGGAACGGGCAAAAGAGGTGATCCGGCACATCACCAACAGCGGCAAGTACCCGTTCTGCTACCAGCCCCTCGACAATGGTGACGAGGTGGTGACCGTCCATGCCATCTTTGGGCGCACCCATGGACATAATGAACAGCTCTCCCGGTTCGCGGCACTGCTGTTTGAGGAGTTCCACCTCCCCCTGGTCACCATGGTCCTGGTAAAGCGCGGTGACACTCACCTGCTCTCATCGCTGGCCCCGGCCCGGTACTCGGCGCTCTCGAAGCCGGAGAAATCCCTGCTGCGCATCTTCATGTCAGGCCAGGAGTTCCTATGAAGAGGCTTGGGATCTTCGTGGACCGGAGGACGCTTTCCAGCGCCGAGCAGCTCAATGCATTGATCCGCTGCCGGGACGTTGCCGAGGAGATGGGACACTCCGCCGAGTTCCTCTTCCCTGTCGACATCAGGAAGGTCCCGGCCATGGACGCGCTCTTCATCAGGGCCCGTACCGATCCCCTGAACGTGACCTACGTCGCATCCCGCATGGCCGAGGCAAACGGGATCCCGGTCATCGATGACCCGGACTCGATCAGGATCTGCTCGGACAAGGTCAACATGTACTCCCGGCTCATGCAGCACCGCGTGCCCATCCCACGGACCCTCTTTCTTTCCCGGCACGATCTAACCCTCCACCGGATCCGCGACATCTTCGGGGAGATCGGGTCCCCGCTCATCCTCAAGGAGCCGTCCACGTCGTTCTCGCTCCGGGTGGAGAAAGTCCACGACCCCGGGGAATTCCTGCAGGTCGCCAAGCGGTTCACCAGGCTGTCGGACTGGATCGTTGCCCAGCAGTTCGTGGAGAGCCGGTACGACTGGCGGGTGGGAGTGCTGGACGGGGAACTCCTCTATGTCTGCAAGTACACCATCCCGGACACCACTTTCAAGATCCAGGACTCGGTCAACGGCCACGTTGTCTACTGCGCCGTCGAGAGCATCCCGGCAGGGCAGGCCCCGTCCCAGGTCATTGCGACCGGCATCCAGGCAGCGCGGGCGGTCGGCACCGGCCTCTACGGGGTCGACCTGAAATCGAGCAACGGCGACTGCACGGTCATCGAGGTCAACGACAACCCCTCGCTCGAAGGCGGCGAGGACGAATGTTACCCCGAGGTTTACCATAAGATCATCTGCCATCTCCTGGAGCGGTGAGGGGGCGCCCATGGCCGGTCCGTGGTCCTTTATCGCCGGGGGCGCCCATGAGCGGTGCAGGGGACGGGAGGCCTTCATGCCGATCTCCCGTGGCCCGGTCAGCGGGACCACTGGTGCTGGGCACCCGCCCCGTTCCACCGGGTGCCGGGAGTGCTCCTGCCGTGCAGCGGGCAGGGTGGGCTTGGTGCCCGGCGCGGGACGCTGCCCGGCAGGCCCCTTTCCTTCCGGCGCGGTGGGCCGGGTGCCCGGGGCCTGGCCGGGGCGGGGGGAGCCCTTTTTCCTGTCCGGACCCGTCGGCGAGGAGCCGGAAGCCGGTGCCCTCCTGCCGGCCGTGGCCGGGGACGAGCTGGTGCGGGCCGTTCCGCCCGTTCCGGGCAGCGGGCACGGGGTCATCTTCCGGGTACCGGGGCCCGCCGGGGTCCTGCAGGGAGTTGGTCTCCGGTGCTGATCGGGACCGAGCACGAGTATTCGATCAACAGCCCGGGGCTCTTCCCCAGGCCGGAATCCGACCGGATCCTTGCCGAACTGCACGGCGGGCCTTCACCGGAGGCATCGTTCGGGTGCGTCCAGCTCGGGAAAGAGCTACAGAAGACGGTCATCGAAGTGGTCCCCCATCACCCGGCATCATCGGTCCGG
It contains:
- a CDS encoding RimK-like ATPgrasp N-terminal domain-containing protein, giving the protein MNDSHAEESSPPEEPPDHRWPSPHETAGAGHHRRLRSGSTYLVTRDGSLFVVSEQYGYKTEPYYLILSRELAGERVHPGSRSVLDASIVPVCLDQASRAGIPVASCFISQSFVEVPAILYGLNYFSCTSGYAVVWGMERAKEVIRHITNSGKYPFCYQPLDNGDEVVTVHAIFGRTHGHNEQLSRFAALLFEEFHLPLVTMVLVKRGDTHLLSSLAPARYSALSKPEKSLLRIFMSGQEFL
- a CDS encoding RimK family alpha-L-glutamate ligase; this translates as MKRLGIFVDRRTLSSAEQLNALIRCRDVAEEMGHSAEFLFPVDIRKVPAMDALFIRARTDPLNVTYVASRMAEANGIPVIDDPDSIRICSDKVNMYSRLMQHRVPIPRTLFLSRHDLTLHRIRDIFGEIGSPLILKEPSTSFSLRVEKVHDPGEFLQVAKRFTRLSDWIVAQQFVESRYDWRVGVLDGELLYVCKYTIPDTTFKIQDSVNGHVVYCAVESIPAGQAPSQVIATGIQAARAVGTGLYGVDLKSSNGDCTVIEVNDNPSLEGGEDECYPEVYHKIICHLLER